A part of Paraburkholderia largidicola genomic DNA contains:
- a CDS encoding SulP family inorganic anion transporter — MGHVASHLRIPVLDWMHGYRKEWIKPDVVAGVTAAAVVLPKALAYASVAGLPIEVGLYTAFVPMVIYALFGTSRPLSVSTSATLAILTAAALAQAVPGGQTAELMRATATLTLLVGGMLALAALLRLGFVANFISDPVLTGFKAGIAVVIVLDQLPKLFGIHPEKGSFFHNVAALVMGIPDASWWTVAVGVATIVILVAFEHFYPRAPAPLIAVACGIGAVVLLGLPAHGVGLVGHIPTGLPSVVVPDFSLVGALWKDAAGIALMSFTETIAAGRAFADNGEPMPKPNRELFATGLGNAAGAWLGSMPAGGGTSQTAVNRLAGARSQFAQLVTAAVTLGTMLLLAPLIGLMPHATLAAVVIVYSIGLFSPADFRAILRIRRTEFLWALAALAGVVLLGTLQGILVAIVVSLVALAHQVADPPVYVLRRKLGTNVFRPVSDEHPDDEVFPGLLVVRVEGRVFFANAEHIAQKLRPLIDEAQPKVVILEMSAVFDLEYTALKMLIEAEKRQRERGIATWLVHLNPGVLAAVQLSSLGTTLGRGRMFFNLEEALAAWRALHATDQADGASEKF; from the coding sequence ATGGGACACGTTGCCAGCCATCTGCGGATACCCGTGCTCGACTGGATGCACGGGTATCGCAAGGAATGGATCAAGCCGGACGTCGTCGCCGGCGTCACTGCGGCGGCCGTCGTGCTGCCCAAGGCCCTCGCCTATGCCTCCGTGGCCGGGCTGCCCATCGAAGTCGGGCTGTACACCGCCTTCGTGCCGATGGTGATCTACGCCCTGTTCGGCACGTCTCGGCCGCTCAGCGTCAGCACCAGCGCCACGCTCGCCATCCTGACGGCCGCCGCGCTCGCGCAGGCCGTTCCCGGCGGCCAGACGGCCGAGCTGATGCGCGCCACGGCGACGCTCACGCTGCTCGTCGGCGGCATGCTTGCGCTGGCCGCGCTGCTGCGCCTCGGGTTCGTCGCCAACTTCATTTCCGATCCTGTTCTGACGGGCTTCAAGGCGGGGATCGCCGTCGTCATCGTGCTGGATCAGTTGCCGAAGCTGTTCGGCATCCACCCGGAAAAGGGTTCGTTTTTTCACAACGTCGCGGCCCTGGTGATGGGCATTCCCGACGCGTCGTGGTGGACGGTGGCCGTCGGCGTGGCGACGATCGTCATTCTCGTGGCTTTCGAGCACTTCTATCCGCGCGCGCCCGCGCCCTTGATCGCCGTCGCCTGCGGGATCGGCGCGGTGGTGCTGCTGGGCCTGCCTGCGCATGGCGTCGGCCTGGTCGGCCATATTCCGACGGGTTTGCCCTCTGTCGTGGTGCCCGATTTCTCGCTGGTCGGCGCGCTCTGGAAGGACGCGGCCGGCATCGCGCTGATGAGCTTCACCGAGACGATCGCGGCCGGGCGCGCGTTTGCGGACAATGGCGAACCCATGCCGAAGCCGAACCGCGAACTGTTCGCCACGGGACTCGGCAATGCCGCAGGCGCCTGGCTCGGCTCGATGCCCGCGGGCGGCGGCACGAGCCAGACGGCCGTCAACCGGCTGGCAGGCGCGCGCTCGCAATTCGCCCAGCTCGTCACGGCGGCCGTCACGCTCGGCACGATGCTGCTGCTCGCGCCGTTGATCGGTCTGATGCCGCACGCGACGCTGGCCGCCGTGGTGATCGTCTATTCGATCGGCCTGTTCAGCCCGGCCGATTTCCGCGCGATTCTGCGAATACGTCGCACCGAATTCCTCTGGGCGCTGGCCGCGCTGGCGGGCGTCGTGCTGCTCGGCACCTTGCAGGGCATCCTTGTGGCGATTGTCGTGTCGCTGGTGGCGCTCGCGCATCAGGTCGCCGATCCGCCCGTCTACGTGCTGCGTCGCAAGCTGGGCACTAACGTGTTCCGCCCCGTATCGGACGAGCATCCCGACGATGAGGTGTTCCCGGGGCTTCTGGTCGTGCGGGTGGAAGGACGTGTGTTCTTTGCCAACGCGGAGCACATTGCGCAGAAGCTGCGGCCGCTGATCGACGAGGCGCAGCCAAAGGTCGTCATTCTGGAGATGAGCGCCGTGTTCGATCTCGAATACACCGCGCTCAAGATGCTGATCGAAGCCGAGAAAAGGCAGCGCGAGCGGGGCATCGCGACCTGGCTCGTGCACCTCAATCCCGGCGTGCTCGCGGCGGTTCAGCTCTCGTCGCTTGGCACGACGTTGGGTCGTGGTCGGATGTTCTTCAACCTCGAAGAAGCGCTCGCGGCGTGGCGAGCGCTTCACGCGACGGATCAGGCAGACGGCGCGTCGGAGAAGTTCTAG
- a CDS encoding ATPase, whose amino-acid sequence MDSVFPFDQAQLLAEYADLRQRAAALDEQVPACLQRISDKLPRISGESELADHYRSLLVGARSKALVSIENYHEAIPYLQTAESLIAQLNGHADGQAEARGELLDRLDELIDAAVGMIDLAEQCYGDARATDPDAVPPSLLDDPLHPDA is encoded by the coding sequence ATGGACAGTGTTTTCCCGTTCGACCAGGCCCAGTTGCTCGCCGAATACGCCGATCTGCGGCAGCGCGCGGCCGCGCTCGACGAGCAGGTGCCGGCTTGCCTGCAGCGCATTTCCGACAAACTGCCCCGGATCAGCGGCGAATCCGAGCTTGCGGATCATTACCGGAGCCTGCTGGTCGGCGCGCGCAGCAAGGCGCTGGTGTCGATCGAGAACTACCACGAGGCGATTCCCTACCTGCAGACGGCGGAATCGCTGATCGCACAACTGAACGGTCATGCGGACGGGCAAGCCGAAGCGCGCGGCGAATTGCTGGACCGTCTCGACGAGCTGATCGACGCCGCCGTGGGCATGATCGATCTGGCCGAGCAATGTTACGGTGACGCGCGGGCGACCGATCCCGACGCCGTGCCGCCGTCGCTTCTGGACGATCCGCTGCACCCGGATGCCTGA
- the argG gene encoding argininosuccinate synthase → MSTILENLPTGQKVGIAFSGGLDTSAALHWMRLKGAVPYAYTANLGQPDEEDYDSIPRRATEYGAEGARLIDCRAQLVAEGIAALQCGAFHISTAGVTYFNTTPIGRAVTGTMLVAAMKEDGVNIWGDGSTYKGNDIERFYRYGLLVNPDLKIYKPWLDQQFIDELGGRAEMSEFMRQSGFAYKMSAEKAYSTDSNLLGATHEAKDLESLESGIKIVNPIMGVAFWRDDVQIAKEEVTIRFEEGQPVALNGKTFPNAVELLLEANRIGGRHGLGMSDQIENRIIEAKSRGIYEAPGLALLFIAYERLVTGIHNEDTIEQYRENGRRLGRLLYQGRWFDPQAIMLRETAQRWVARAITGEVTVELRRGNDYSILSTKSPNLTYQPERLSMEKVASTFSPRDRIGQLTMRNLDITDTRDKLRVYAQVGLLAPGESSALPQLKNDTE, encoded by the coding sequence ATGAGCACAATCCTCGAAAATCTTCCGACCGGCCAGAAGGTCGGTATTGCGTTCTCAGGCGGCCTCGACACGAGCGCCGCGCTGCACTGGATGCGCTTGAAGGGCGCCGTGCCGTATGCGTACACGGCAAACCTCGGCCAGCCGGACGAGGAAGACTACGACTCGATTCCGCGCCGCGCCACGGAATACGGCGCCGAAGGCGCCCGCCTGATCGACTGCCGCGCGCAGCTGGTCGCCGAAGGCATTGCCGCGCTGCAATGCGGCGCGTTCCACATTTCGACGGCAGGCGTCACGTACTTCAACACGACGCCGATCGGCCGTGCCGTGACGGGCACGATGCTCGTCGCCGCGATGAAGGAAGACGGCGTCAACATCTGGGGCGACGGCAGCACGTACAAGGGCAACGACATCGAGCGCTTCTACCGTTATGGCCTGCTCGTCAATCCGGATCTGAAGATCTACAAGCCGTGGCTCGACCAGCAGTTCATCGACGAACTCGGTGGCCGCGCGGAAATGTCGGAGTTCATGCGCCAGTCGGGCTTCGCGTACAAGATGTCGGCCGAGAAAGCCTATTCGACCGATTCGAACCTGCTCGGCGCAACGCATGAAGCGAAGGACCTCGAAAGCCTGGAGTCGGGCATCAAGATCGTCAACCCGATCATGGGCGTCGCATTCTGGCGCGACGACGTGCAGATCGCGAAGGAAGAAGTGACGATCCGTTTCGAAGAAGGCCAGCCCGTCGCACTGAACGGCAAGACCTTCCCGAACGCCGTCGAGTTGCTGCTGGAAGCGAACCGCATCGGCGGTCGTCACGGCCTCGGCATGAGCGACCAGATCGAGAACCGCATCATCGAAGCGAAGAGCCGCGGCATCTATGAAGCTCCGGGCCTCGCGCTGCTGTTCATCGCGTATGAGCGGCTCGTGACGGGCATTCACAATGAAGACACGATCGAGCAGTACCGTGAAAACGGTCGCCGCCTCGGCCGCCTGCTGTATCAGGGCCGCTGGTTCGATCCGCAGGCCATCATGCTGCGCGAAACGGCGCAACGCTGGGTCGCGCGCGCGATCACAGGCGAAGTGACCGTCGAACTGCGTCGCGGCAACGACTATTCGATCCTCAGCACGAAGTCGCCGAACCTGACGTATCAGCCGGAGCGTCTGTCGATGGAGAAGGTCGCCTCGACGTTCTCGCCGCGTGACCGTATCGGCCAGCTGACGATGCGCAACCTCGACATCACCGACACGCGCGACAAGCTGCGCGTCTACGCGCAGGTCGGTCTGCTCGCACCGGGCGAGTCGTCGGCACTGCCGCAACTGAAGAACGATACCGAATAA
- a CDS encoding DUF421 domain-containing protein → MDVIITLFGEGKDLTALQTAMRAIVVFFATLVLIRISGRRSFGQRSPFDYVVAILLGATLSRVIIGASPVVPTLAASLVIVLIHRALAWCCVRSPWLESLVVGVEREVYRDGQFNSRQMSAALITRTDVFEAARHELHALDLRDVHAAILERNGQMSLIRKEAKRNDARTDAQAT, encoded by the coding sequence ATGGACGTGATCATCACGCTATTCGGCGAAGGCAAGGACCTCACCGCCTTGCAGACAGCCATGCGCGCGATCGTCGTGTTCTTCGCGACGCTCGTGTTGATCCGCATTTCGGGCAGGCGGTCGTTTGGACAACGCTCACCGTTCGACTACGTGGTCGCAATCCTGCTCGGCGCCACGCTGAGCCGCGTCATCATCGGCGCATCGCCCGTGGTGCCGACGCTCGCGGCATCGCTGGTGATCGTGCTGATTCATCGCGCGCTCGCGTGGTGTTGCGTACGCTCGCCGTGGCTCGAATCGCTGGTGGTGGGTGTCGAACGAGAGGTGTATCGCGACGGACAGTTCAATAGCCGTCAGATGTCAGCGGCGCTGATTACGCGCACCGATGTGTTCGAGGCGGCGCGGCACGAACTTCACGCGCTCGATCTGCGCGACGTGCACGCCGCGATTCTTGAGCGCAATGGACAGATGAGCCTGATTCGCAAAGAGGCGAAACGCAATGACGCAAGGACGGATGCGCAGGCAACGTAA